The following proteins are co-located in the Bordetella bronchialis genome:
- a CDS encoding major royal jelly family protein, whose amino-acid sequence MGTPALASAIVPIHVENQARERAYGKLETVAVFHGAMPTGVAVTEGGRIFVNFPRWGDDVPFTVGEVRGGKVVPYPDAAINRGDTSAPARQFLSVQSVVADGRNHLWVLDTAAPKFGPPQAGGAKLVAIDLSTDKVVKTIVFPPEVMREQTYVNDVRFDYRVGKAGVAYVTDSSLSGTGGIIVVDLDSGTAVRRLTGDRSTSADPSFVPMVEGETLIGRNPDGSTSPFTVASDGIALSPDGKTLYYCPLSSRHLYAVPTDMLRDPNVSEAQLAAAVRDLGEKGASDGLEADAQGAVYAGDYERNAIRKRLPDGQWETIAHDPRILWPDTMSIGPDGYLYFTANQLHRQPGFHAGKDLRQKPYSLFRIRIDAAPAPTR is encoded by the coding sequence ATGGGAACGCCCGCACTGGCATCCGCTATCGTGCCCATCCACGTGGAAAACCAGGCCCGTGAGCGCGCATACGGCAAGCTGGAGACGGTCGCGGTGTTCCACGGCGCGATGCCGACCGGCGTGGCGGTCACGGAAGGCGGCCGGATTTTCGTCAACTTCCCGCGCTGGGGCGACGACGTGCCATTCACGGTGGGCGAGGTGCGCGGCGGCAAGGTGGTTCCGTATCCCGACGCCGCCATCAATCGCGGCGACACCAGCGCGCCGGCCCGGCAATTCCTGAGCGTGCAAAGCGTGGTGGCCGACGGCCGCAACCATCTCTGGGTACTCGATACGGCCGCGCCGAAGTTCGGCCCGCCGCAGGCCGGGGGCGCGAAGCTGGTGGCGATCGACCTCAGCACGGACAAGGTCGTCAAGACCATTGTGTTTCCGCCCGAGGTCATGCGCGAGCAAACCTATGTCAACGATGTCCGTTTCGACTACCGGGTCGGCAAGGCCGGCGTGGCCTATGTGACCGACTCGTCGCTGAGCGGTACGGGCGGCATTATCGTGGTGGATCTGGACAGCGGGACGGCGGTCCGGCGCCTGACGGGGGACCGGTCGACCTCGGCCGATCCGTCCTTCGTACCCATGGTGGAAGGCGAAACGCTGATCGGCCGCAATCCCGACGGCAGCACGTCGCCATTCACCGTGGCGTCCGACGGCATCGCGCTGTCGCCGGACGGCAAGACGCTGTACTACTGCCCGCTGTCGAGCCGGCATCTGTACGCGGTGCCGACCGACATGCTGCGCGATCCCAACGTGAGCGAGGCCCAACTGGCCGCCGCGGTGCGCGACCTGGGCGAGAAAGGCGCGTCCGACGGCCTGGAGGCCGATGCGCAGGGGGCGGTCTACGCGGGCGATTACGAGCGCAACGCCATCCGCAAGCGCCTGCCCGACGGCCAGTGGGAGACCATCGCCCACGATCCCCGCATTTTGTGGCCGGACACCATGTCCATCGGGCCGGATGGCTATCTTTACTTCACCGCCAACCAGCTGCACCGCCAGCCGGGCTTCCACGCCGGCAAGGATTTGCGGCAGAAGCCGTACAGCCTGTTCCGCATCAGGATCGACGCCGCGCCCGCGCCGACGCGGTAG